aaaaaatagggaTACCGTAGCTTACAAGTTAACAATACACAGGTTTACAAAGGAATGGGAAAAGTTGCAGATTAAGGTGGATTAATTACTTGAGACCGGGTTTAAAACGAGGGATGTTTTCACCTCAAGAGGAAGACACTATCTTAACCCTTCACCATTTGTTAGGCAACAAGTAAGTTTTTCGTAACCGACATTTATATCCGAATATGTGTTTAAAAAATCCGAATGTCCCGGAGACAAATATGAACTCAAATTAATAATGTAGTTGGTAGCATTATTGCTAAAGTCAACAATGGTTTTTGCAATGAAACTAACTAGGATGCCATGTTTTTTCTTTAATTGACTAGGTGGTCCCAAATTGCACAAAATTTGCCTGGAAGAACTGATAATGAGATTAAGAACTATTGGCATTCCCATCTGAAGAAAAGAGTTGCAAAAGCTGAAGAACTGGAACCTCAAACCAGGACCCCATATACCACATCTAGCTCGGAAAACACTGATTCCGCTTTGTCTCCTCGAAACTTAGCCAACATGCGAATCCCGAGTTTTGAATCCTTCCATCACATCGAAAAGCCATTGATAAGTACCGATCAAACCGTTGCAAGGCAATTAAACTTCTCTAACGAGCCTCACGGCAGCCTGATGCCAACGCTTTTGTTCGCAGAGTGGTTATCAATCGATCAAGAAGGTGAAAGTGTCACGAATTCGGCTTCCTTAAATGGATTTAACCATGGTTTGAATTCAAATTTTCAGGACCCTTTCTTGAGTGCATATTTAGGATCATTTGACATTGATTTTCCAGATGGGTTGAGCTATGCATCGGTGAATGACGAAATGTTTACCTCAGAATTCAAATTCGAAACCCAGATTTCAGAAGAACTTCTTGGTAATGAAATAAACAATGATTTGATGTACACATAAGGGCATCTTTTACATGGCCAAATTTTTCAAGGGAGAATAATTTCTATAACTTAGTtagtagcaaaaaaaaaaaaaacctcataAATAAGGCTTCAAAGTTTTAATTAGTTGATATTTTTTTTCGTGTTTGTATTTTTTGatgtaattttatcttttaattggTTATGTAAATCAACAgaattaaatttatgtttttaattaaataataattcaatttacaaAATGAAATGTTTTTTATAGTACTATTAAGTGCCACTAATATGTCAGTCGATACTCTAGGCTTTCCCCCAAGCCAATCATATTcgttaaaaaaaaatatttttaagtggTACCATCAATATGTTTTTTCCTAAATACAATACAAATAATATACGAAtacgaaaaaaatatttttttgtgatACCGCTTAATATATTGATGACACCGATTTGATTTTTTTAAGACTAttgacaaaagaaaaaaaaagataatatTTTTAAGGTGATACTGCCAATGTGCCAAACAACAccgtttgaaattttaaaaaaaaattacttttataaaaaaaaactgaaaaggaaaaaaatacaACGTTCTAAAGGGTATCGTGTAACAGTGTAGCAGCACTGAAACCCCTATTTAAACCTACCTTTCCAAATGAATAAAACAAGTTTCAATTGTTTATGGGTCACAAACAAAACAGCGGAGAAAAAGATTTGTTAGAGATCAAAATTGAAGATAGAcaatatttgttttttattttagaattttgagtcttcttctgtttttttttttttttttacttcaaaaATCAAATTTGAATTAATAAGGTTGGTTCCAAATGACATGTAGAATGTCCTATTTTTGTAGATAATCTACATCTTAtaccattttaattttttatcttattttgataaaaactcATGTGTATCATGTCATCACACTTTAatgaaattcaaattcaaatatcaaattaaaaaaaaattatcgcGTTTTAAGACTaatgttgacaaaaaaatttCTAGAACTAAGGTGGAAAAGATTGACAAGTTCAAATA
This is a stretch of genomic DNA from Gossypium arboreum isolate Shixiya-1 chromosome 11, ASM2569848v2, whole genome shotgun sequence. It encodes these proteins:
- the LOC108456512 gene encoding transcription factor LAF1-like, translating into MGSKSSDQKPRAKHRKGLWSPEEDLKLRNYVLKHGHGCWTSVAINAGLQRNGKSCRLRWINYLRPGLKRGMFSPQEEDTILTLHHLLGNKWSQIAQNLPGRTDNEIKNYWHSHLKKRVAKAEELEPQTRTPYTTSSSENTDSALSPRNLANMRIPSFESFHHIEKPLISTDQTVARQLNFSNEPHGSLMPTLLFAEWLSIDQEGESVTNSASLNGFNHGLNSNFQDPFLSAYLGSFDIDFPDGLSYASVNDEMFTSEFKFETQISEELLGNEINNDLMYT